In a genomic window of Siniperca chuatsi isolate FFG_IHB_CAS linkage group LG1, ASM2008510v1, whole genome shotgun sequence:
- the minar1 gene encoding major intrinsically disordered Notch2-binding receptor 1 isoform X4 has product MDPLPEYSLFLVRILEELDTKHNTMSYQDLCKSLCGRFDLVHLARLRSLLFYTACLDPAFPATLFKDKMRCTMEDPQSKKLMMAADIVTMFNLIQMNGGIAKDKLPIVHRAKFHKNQSVELCRSDNDTYKFQDCDKGIGYEHMNHPRDGHHHHHHHLHHPQQPPVAQSTPPCPKSSECNNCQQFIPTSDPNFLLGLSKDLNCRAASLDKLHHLPQYSSGSPPSPPCEMQSTYFPVNIDSESTTDQDSLQHIGHPEPFSVHPCIQKRNIFKENFHNFVAFSPQVIATEGKQGSKAADSYHRRELHKPATFFNHSFELPYSNPYFEPTFNSPLQDRRRVKHESLDDLQASTYFGPTTVSECVSSRKHSDKAGKQQPWQVKSLSLNTDEGPPDFERSFLNSKPLKENTHRNMSVISTDDEHYFQSPKEKLVASTFGFAKKTNGIKTKDVALMASGPAGLDKREAAKRFRDKIMNSPSFQGGDSSSSVGTQTEQAEQKKVKEYPAKYSDRERHAFKHSDEDSEIVSDDISDIFRFLDDMSVCDSLGIVQSSCYNSNGSLSQVTLKSEGDSSPDRNTVKLAKSKLDRLFHSLENTDDELKSSVCKLVMRIGEIEKKLESLSGVRSEISQVLSKLNKLDEKIQEPEANGRHGETASACGSIATPDKPQPHPQPHPDTTLSPPVFQCHTTGHNVKIDNGSSGEWCCSDGSNGDSLRVKALKKSMFTRRSSRSLNEDNSATDSKVASITNSPRDWRTVSYSCHPGDEDKDRDSKDRHQKAKETQDSLNANNLEYWMEDIYTPGYDSLLKKKEAEFRRAKVCKIGALIAAATCTVILVIIVPICTMKT; this is encoded by the exons ATGGACCCTCTCCCGGAGTACTCTCTGTTCCTGGTCCGGATCCTGGAGGAGCTGGACACCAAGCACAACACCATGTCTTACCAGGACCTGTGTAAGTCCCTGTGTGGCCGCTTCGACCTGGTGCACCTGGCCAGGCTCCGCAGCCTGCTCTTCTACACAGCCTGTCTGGACCCCGCCTTCCCGGCCACCCTGTTCAAGGACAAGATGCGCTGCACCATGGAAGACCCGCAGTCCAAGAAGCTCATGATGGCGGCAGACATCGTCACCATGTTCAACTTGATCCAGATGAATGGAGGCATAGCCAAAGACAAGCTCCCCATAGTGCACAGAGCTAAGTTCCACAAGAACCAGTCAGTGGAGCTGTGCAGGTCTGACAATGATACCTATAAGTTTCAGGACTGCGACAAGGGGATTGGTTATGAGCACATGAATCATCCCAGGGATGgacaccatcaccaccatcatcatctccACCACCCCCAGCAGCCTCCTGTGGCTCAGAGCACCCCTCCCTGTCCTAAATCATCCGAGTGCAACAACTGCCAGCAGTTTATTCCCACCTCGGACCCTAACTTCCTTCTGGGCCTTAGCAAGGACTTGAATTGTAGAGCAGCCTCTCTGGACAAACTGCACCATCTGCCCCAGTACTCCAGTGGCAGTCCGCCCTCTCCACCCTGCGAAATGCAGAGTACCTACTTTCCCGTCAACATCGACAGCGAGTCCACCACCGACCAGGATTCCCTGCAGCACATCGGCCATCCAGAGCCCTTTTCTGTTCACCCCTGCATCCAGAAGAGGAACATCTTTAAGGAGAACTTCCACAACTTTGTGGCCTTCTCACCACAG GTCATCGCCACTGAGGGCAAACAGGGTAGTAAGGCTGCTGACAGCTACCACAGGAGGGAGCTGCACAAACCTGCCACCTTCTTCAACCACAGTTTTGAACTGCCCTACAGTAACCCATACTTTGAGCCGACATTCAACTCCCCTCTTCAGGACAGACGGAGGGTGAAGCATGAGAGCCTGGACGACTTACAGGCATCCACATACTTCGGTCCGACCACAGTCTCTGAGTGCGTCAGCAGCAGGAAGCACAGTGACAAAGCAGGGAAGCAGCAGCCGTGGCAAGTGAAGAGCCTCAGTCTCAACACAGATGAGGGGCCTCCAGACTTTGAGAGGTCATTTCTGAACAGCAAACCCCTCAAAGAAAACACCCATCGAAATATGAGCGTCATCAGCACTGATGATGAACATTATTTTCAGAGCCCAAAGGAGAAGTTAGTAGCTTCTACATTTGGCTTTGCAAAGAAAACTAATGGAATAAAAACCAAAGATGTAGCACTAATGGCAAGTGGGCCTGCGGGTTTGGACAAAAGAGAGGCAGCCAAAAGGTTTAGGGACAAAATTATGAACAGTCCATCCTTTCAGGGAGGAGACAGCTCCTCTAGTGTTGGGACTCAAACAGAGCAGGCTGAGCAGAAGAAGGTGAAGGAATACCCAGCTAAGtacagtgacagagaaaggCATGCCTTCAAACATTCTGATGAGGACTCTGAGATAGTTAGTGATGACATAAGTGACATTTTTCGTTTTCTGGATGATATGAGTGTTTGTGACTCACTGGGCATTGTCCAATCATCTTGCTACAACAGCAATGGGTCTCTGTCTCAGGTAACGCTGAAGTCTGAAGGTGATAGCTCCCCTGACCGCAACACGGTCAAACTAGCCAAGTCCAAGCTGGATCGCCTCTTCCATTCGCTGGAAAACACAGACGATGAGCTCAAATCGAGTGTCTGCAAACTGGTGATGAGGATTGGTGAGATCGAAAAGAAGCTGGAGTCTCTGTCGGGGGTTCGCAGTGAGATCTCCCAGGTGCTCTCCAAACTCAACAAGCTGGACGAGAAGATCCAGGAACCTGAGGCCAATGGGAGACACGGAGAGACAGCGTCTGCATGCGGGTCCATTGCCACCCCCGACAAGCCACAACCCCACCCTCAGCCACATCCCGACACCACCCTCTCACCTCCTGTTTTCCAGTGCCACACCACAGGCCACAATGTCAAAATTGACAATGGCTCCTCGGGGGAGTGGTGCTGCTCAGATGGGAGTAACGGCGATAGCCTCAGGGTAAAAGCTCTGAAGAAGAGCATGTTCACCAGGAGGTCGTCCCGCTCACTCAACGAGGACAACAGTGCCACTGACTCAAAGGTCGCCAGCATTACCAACTCTCCGCGGGACTGGAGGACAGTGTCCTACTCCTGCCACCCTGGAGACGAGGACAAGGACAGAGACAGCAAGGACAGACACCAGAAAGCTAAAGAG